The Kryptolebias marmoratus isolate JLee-2015 linkage group LG7, ASM164957v2, whole genome shotgun sequence region NNNNNNNNNNNNNNNNNNNNNNNNNNNNNNNNNNNNNNNNNNNNNNNNNNNNNNNNNNNNNNNNNNNNNNNNNNNNNNNNNNNNNNNNNNNNNNNNNNNNNNNNNNNNNNNNNNNNNNNNNNNNNNNNNNNNNNNNNNNNNNNNNNNNNNNNNNNNNNNNNNNNNNNNNNNNNNNNNNNNNNNNNNNNNNNNNNNNNNNNNNNNNNNNNNNNNNNNNNNNNNNNNNNNNNNNNNNNNNNNNNNNNNNNNNNNNNNNNNNNNNNNNNNNNNNNNNNNNNNNNNNNNNNNNNNNNNNNNNNNNNNNNNNNNNNNNNNNNNNNNNNNNNNNNNNNNNNNNNNNNNNNNNNNNNNNNNNNNNNNNNNNNNNNNNNNNNNNNNNNNNNNNNNNNNNNNNNNNNNNNNNNNNNNNNNNNNNNNNNNNNNNNNNNNNNNNNNNNNNNNNNNNNNNNNNNNNNNNNNNNNNNNNNNNNNNNNNNNNNNNNNNNNNNNNNNNNNNNNNNNNNNNNNNNNNNNNNNNNNNNNNNNNNNNNNNNNNNNNNNNNNNNNNNNNNNNNNNNNNNNNNNNNNNNNNNNNNNNNNNNNNNNNNNNNNNNNNNNNNNNNNNNNNNNNNNNNNNNNNNNNNNNNNNNNNNNNNNNNNNNNNNNNNNNNNNNNNNNNNNNNNNNNNNNNNNNNNNNNNNNNNNNNNNNNNNNNNNNNNNNNNNNNNNNNNNNNNNNNNNNNNNNNNNNNNNNNNNNNNNNNNNNNNNNNNNNNNNNNNNNNNNNNNNNNNNNNNNNNNNNNNNNNNNNNNNNNNNNNNNNNNNNNNNNNNNNNNNNNNNNNNNNNNNNNNNNNNNNNNNNNNNNNNNNNNNNNNNNNNNNNNNNNNNNNNNNNNNNNNNNNNNNNNNNNNNNNNNNNNNNNNNNNNNNNNNNNNNNNNNNNNNNNNNNNNNNNNNNNNNNNNNNNNNNNNNNNNNNNNNNNNNNNNNNNNNNNNNNNNNNNNNNNNNNNNNNNNNNNNNNNNNNNNNNNNNNNNNNNNNNNNNNNNNNNNNNNNNNNNNNNNNNNNNNNNNNNNNNNNNNNNNNNNNNNNNNNNNNNNNNNNNNNNNNNNNNNNNNNNNNNNNNNNNNNNNNNNNNNNNNNNNNNNNNNNNNNNNNNNNNNNNNNNNNNNNNNNNNNNNNNNNNNNNNNNNNNNNNNNNNNNNNNNNNNNNNNNNNNNNNNNNNNNNNNNNNNNNNNNNNNNNNNNNNNNNNNNNNNNNNNNNNNNNNNNNNNNNNNNNNNNNNNNNNNNNNNNNNNNNNNNNNNNNNNNNNNNNNNNNNNNNNNNNNNNNNNNNNNNNNNNNNNNNNNNNNNNNNNNNNNNNNNNNNNNNNNNNNNNNNNNNNNNNNNNNNNNNNNNNNNNNNNNNNNNNNNNNNNNNNNNNNNNNNNNNNNNNNNNNNNNNNNNNNNNNNNNNNNNNNNNNNNNNNNNNNNNNNNNNNNNNNNNNNNNNNNNNNNNNNNNNNNNNNNNNNNNNNNNNNNNNNNNNNNNNNNNNNNNNNNNNNNNNNNNNNNNNNNNNNNNNTTGGGAGCATGGAGAACAGTATCTATGGTTTTGAACAGAACACTGGGATTATTACAATTAGAAGCAATTATCCCTGagagatatttgtttttctcagctatTACAGTCCTCTGATACTGCAGCAGGCTCTCTTTGAGAATACCAAGAGAAACATGTAGCCTGTCCTTTTTCCACCTGCGCTCCGCTCTCCTGCACTCACGCCTGGCAGCGCGAGTGACGTCATTCAGCCAGGGCTCGGGTGCAGGTTTGGTGCTCTGGCTCTTCATTGGAGCTCTATAGCTTTCCTGGAACACTGAAGGACGTGGAATTTATCATCAGGAGATACGAGGAACTTTCAAATCTCATGCTGCTGGTTATGCAGTCTTTATCGTGCTTAGATCCACAGAACAGGCTGTGAAAGATACTGCACGtccagaagaaggaaaaaaaaaactgcataaaactCAGCAGACCTTATCAGGCATGTGTAGCgttggtgtttgtgtttcaaagaaaaaaaaatcctctgcaAACCATCTGTTCTGCTCCCCCGTCTTTTACTTCTcgtttttctttctcaaacgCCTCTGTGTGTCCTTTTTTCTGTCCCTGTCAGGCACGTTTAACCCTGAATTCATACAGCGCTGTTTGGGCGGTGCAGGAACATCCATCAGGCTCAGCAGTCCTTCTTCATGCCAGCCAGGAAGTGGCTCGCAGTTCAGCCTGGAGCTCTGTTTGGATGACCTACACTGAAGCTCAGTTTACTCTTTAATGCATCTTTATTGGCACTTTTTAGTCCTAATTTTAAGGATTTCTGGTTGTCACTTtgagtatattttaaaaataaaacatctctcCTGTTCAGTGGGAGGTCAGCAGTCTTGCCTGAGCAGTGAAGCAGTAACACATTTTGGTTGTTCATTATTCAGTAAAACACACGAGGTGAGCAGCGCCAATCGCATCTTATGGGTGTCGGCGGTTGTCAAGGTTTTGGGGTGTTCGATGCGGGCCACGTGggcccagtcccaatactcacacttcCACCCTTGTTCCACCCTCAAGTCCTTCAAAtgtgcgttcatgctgaagggtttgagtgcgtagcgtgtcccaattctccggagtggtCTTTAGCCTCGCCCCCTTTGCATACTACATCCACCCTCTGGCAAAGCCCGTATCCAGGCGCACTTCGGCGcctgaattcttttttttattattattatctttattaaCAATGAAatggttttgaattaaaagatgGAAATATGGCAGTGGGGACAGTCGTTCTCCAAACTGACTGATCAGAACTAATGTTTCTCCGAAccgaggctgttcaaagagccgtctacaacaggtaaaatgtttattgttcagAACCTTTGCACAGAACCCGACTTCGtaagatctgaactgtcactttaaggtGTTCGCATGTTTGCAAACTTGTTTCGTTCTTAGGTTTACTCATCTGATCTCTGAACTTTGCATAATTTAACTTTGTAAGGATTTTGAGAACCGCTTTTAATTCTGCCAGCCTCCAACCAGCCGagtgtttgtgacaaaaagctgaaaaacgGACTCGGTTTGACGGCTCCCTTTGAGTCAACAAACGGGGGGATAATTGCAGCCTCTGGTGCCAGTTCTCCAAAGTCAACCAGAGTTCATCCCTTGAGGACTGCAGGGTTCGTCGAACACGCTGCAGGAGAACACCAGACTCAGGAAGACGCCTTTATGAGCGAGCTGCTGAATCAGAACCTCCACAAACCCccaccaacaccaccaccagCCCCAGTCCTCTCTGCCAGGAAGGCCTCCCAGTGTCGAGTAAAGGCCCTTAAACGCATCATCTTCTAAGCTCTCTCCATCCTTTTTATCCTTCCACCTCACCTAACACCCTCTACCCCATGCTGAAGCTCCCCcaccacccaccaccacccctctCAGAGCGCTGCTGACTTCGGCACAATGAGCAACATCTGGTTCTCATTtccacaaaaccaaaaacaacacgaggagcagaggaaggggaatggggggtggggggggaggaTGGGAGGGGAGGTTGTTGAGAGGAAGGACAGTCGGAGAGGAGCAGCACGTGAGAACGAGGGGTCAGATGTCTCACAGCTGGAGGTCTCTGATGGTCGCAGGTGACAGGAAGTGAGGGACGGTTGCCTGACACATcctaacttttattttctttaagacCCCCATCCCCTCTCTTTCTGCGACCTGCTCTGCGTCCTCCCACACTTTCAGAACACAACAGTCAGCTCCTTTGGTCAAatggatgacaaaaaaaagtaaaaaagaagtaaaataaaggaGTTGAGGGGAGGTGGGGTGAACACTCCCACATCCACGGCAAAGAATCTGCAACTCAGCGGCTCGCAGCCCTAATTACAGTGAGGCTTTGCTGAAGTCTGCAACAAAACCAgggcagagagagaaagaggcgAGGGAGGGAggcgagggagggaggggagggagggagggagaaacgggaggaaaaggagaaggaaaaaatcaaaaaaagtcGGAGTGAGCAGCAGAGGCTGAGCTCATTTAGCAAATATTCTGTTTATGAGTTTAATTCacagcaaactgaaaacacagctGAGCAACATCACCCACAACGCTCCCTGCACAACTAAaccctcttttttatttaacttattcTGTTTCTGTATAAAAGTGACCCAAAACATCCTCCGATTTTCACAAGTCCTCACTGAAGACAAAGACAACCACAACGGTCAGAAGCTGCTGTATGAAAGTAGggcaaaaaatgcaaaatgttgcttttactCAACTAAACGTCACAGATAACTGGTTGATCGATCTGCCTCATAGggaaatgccaaagttttaaacaaagctatCCTGCGATCTGTCAGTGCTCAgcgtatgtgttggggatgggtTTCAGCTACTGCTCACATCAAATAttatctcattatctgtaaaattaactgagttatagcatttTTTGTGGTTGGCACAGTTGGTCAGTTGCGGCAACCGTATTCAAtttagttgactccaaaagttaatcagctgtagatgtacatccaaagattactttttgaagatttgcttaaaatccgtccagcggttcatgagatattttgctaacagacaaaggctgactccaacagcttTTTACCCAAAGATGTTACGCAGTGGATTATGTgatagggatgactctcagctactaccacaccaaattttagctcgatatacATAAATCTGACAGAGTGagagtcatttctgtgttttttatggttggttagctgtggcggccatcttgaatgggctTGGGTCCAAAAGTTTATCAATTGTAGATGATCATCTGATGaatgctttctgagagtttcagtaaaatctggccagtggttcaggagacattttgctaacagacagacagaaaagtgaACACATACACTTTCATGGTAGCaggtgtttaaaatgaaaggaTTTTAGCCTGTTTGTCCCTTTAGAAGACCGTCACCTGGGTTATATTGATCTTTTCACTAAAATTAGGTGTTCATTTCAGGTCTGCTCACTCTACGGGATGaactgcatgttttaaagtggatatttttaattcatttatttcacaACAGCTCGAGTTCTGAGGATTCATATCATGCATCATATTAAGACCCACCTTCTGTTGAGATTCAGAATATGAAACAcgggatgtttttctttaagcttcaTCCGTATGAATCTAAGACAACTGTTTCCTGAATTAAGTCAAGTCAAAACTGTGAGATCAGGCCCATGCCATGATACTTCCACCACTGTGTGTCATTGATGGGGAAGGGTTTTGATGGCCATTCCAGCTCATAAACAAGTTTTCcttctttactttttgtaacttctgtaaaaaaaattggtgccgaaatacagaaaattacaaaatgtttgcaaactttcaccattaaacataaaaaatccaaatttatgccttttttttgcCCTGTTTTAGGTCTTGGGTGTGTTCTAGTAGCTTTTTTAAGCTTTCATCCAGATTTAAAGTTTAAGCTGATAACATGAAAATGTGGGATTAAGCTGTTAATCATCTTTGGAGACAGAAACTCACTGCAGCGTTTATTTTAGCAGCGGTGCTCCATAAAGGAGAAACACTGATgcttaaacacaaacatctatCAGAAGTGATCGTGTCTTAGCTTGAGATTATACAATAAATCTCACGTAACACAGTAACAGAAAGTGTTTCGCTGAGTTGGATGGATTTAAAGATAATCTTAGACGTTCCAGACGTGAAAACTTCCCTGACATAAAACAGTTGGGTCCTGAATCAGTGCTGCTTAatgtcctgcagctcctcctcctttcttatttatttattttttccagctcAACAAAACTCCTCTAAACCAAAGcaggaagttttgttttgtttttttttcccccaggaTTGCTTGCAAAAGGAGAAATGGTGCCACCTAGTGGAAACGAGGAGAAATTCACTCTTTAGATAGAGCGTCTGTAATATTTCTTCTCCATTAAACtgccaccaaaacaaaaacaaaacatgttactataaatcaaaaatgtttattttaaaacaaagctggagAAAAGCCAAAGGTTTGGATAAATACATTGACAGAAACATCATGATGTGATTTTAGCGATAATATGGGATGAACTGATGACCTGTTCCGAGCTGCACCTCGTCCAAAAAACCTTAAACACGAAGTAGCCGGTAGAGGAAATGGAGCGTGGATGATTTGTTCCTAACTCTTGGATTTCTGATTGATTAATAGTTTCCCTTTTGGTTTGAGTAAAAGCGACTTTTTGTGCTCCTCTGTTCGTTTGGCCTCTTCCTGCCTCTTCTTATGCGCCTCCATTCCTTTGTCCACCTCCGAGTTCAGCATCACAATACGTCTCTGACAACGACAACAGCACAGATCTGATCAGCGCGAGGGCTCACTGAGCGACGAACGAACGACGAGAGGAGATTTTTGTTGTGAGAACTTACAGCCAAGACTTCTCTCTCCTGCCGTCTCCTCAGGTGGCCCTTCAGTGGAGGTGCTGGGCGTCCATCTGTGAACACGAAACCCACAAGTTTTAACCAATGGGATCAGGAACCGTAAAGAAACTGTACTTCGAATGGATCACTGTTTCCTAAAAAAGATCAGCAAGGCGAAGAACCTGAAAGGAtgtgaaaccaaaaaaacaggTCTAATTGTGAACTCTGTGTATAAAAGGTTTGCTCCTTACAAAGCTAAGAAAGTAAAACTAACTACCTGCAAAAGACCAATCAGGCAGATCCGTCAGAGGTCCATATTCTGTCCCGCTTCTGGCGAGTCCATGTCTGCAAGCAAAAGCACACAGATCAGTAACTCTGCACAGTTTAACCTAATCTTTTCTTGATATTTCTAAAATAAGAcaactttttttcctgcatgtgTCAGTCTTGCGACTGTCTTTAATAATCAACCGTCTTTaataatcaaaacatttaataatgtCAAAACACGAGTGagtaaaaaaatctaattcaagTGTTTCCTGTCTAAATAAACGTCTAATTAATTCATCAATCAATattcaacatgttttattccTCAAAAGTATACAAAATATGAGccgaatttaaaaaaacttgttgGAAAAGAGGTTAAGTGGGCAACAAACGAACTACCTAAACTCTGGAGCCTATTTAAATCCCATTTCCTTAAAAGCTATTAAAAATTCAATACAGTTTGGCGTAAACAGTAAACTTACTCTTTCCTCCACTTCTCTCCAGCTTGTGCTCCACATGTTGTGCTGAACTGTCTGCTGGAGAGTCTCAACActtggaaaacaacaaaagaaggaCATTTAGTGGACACGGATTGTATCTCTGATttcataaacagaaacagatgaatCAGGGCTGCTTTCAGTCGTCCCCAAAACGGTTAGCATTAGTGTTAGCATCGACGCCGCGCGCTCGTTGTTTGATaagacagatgttttaaaagccaACACCGACACAAACAGATATTATCAGCTGCAAAGGGCTAGTTTTGGGGTTTATGCtcacctgaaagaaaacaaatttagcGGTTAACCTTTATCTCACCTGAGCAGCAGATCGTCCTGATGGGCGCCGCCATCTTGGCTGcagagtttagttctgaccagcagggggagctgaAGACACACAGAAGGCCTGCTAGTTCGTCCTGTTATTTTACAGAAGAAGACGTATTGTTTTTCTAACTCgttcaaactaaaatattcaTTCAAGATAATTAgatataaatcaaacaaaacgcTGACAATAACTAATAGGCCTGTAATATTTATTGCTAAGGAAATAAGGAAGGGAGGAAATTTGACTTATGTTGCTCCTTTCGAGGTGCTTCACatcaaaataacttaaaacacaaaaagaaatacttAATGTTAACATAGTAAtcaaagatataaaaaaggttatttacaaacatataaAGGCAGAATAAAATAGGACGCTACAGAACTTAATTCTTATTGTAAATTccccttttgtctttttattttttaaaccgaTGTGTTGTCAAACAGGACagtgttttagtaaaaataacagtttaaaataGCAAGCATACAATTAGTAATTGCAAACTGGATGATCAATAAGAACATCAggatttacataaaaatgtaactTGAAAAGGAGTTTAAAAGTTATGGTTCTTTGGGAGATAAATGTAGGTTAAAAGGTTGGGGTTTTTACTTaactttgagttattttttgttgactTGTACTGCATTAcatctcaaaatgaaaaatcttaCTTTCAAAACCAAATACATTTGTATACAGACTTCAAAGGCtgtaaatgtgcagttttattattatatgtCCAATAATTACAACATTATTCAGCCCAACCTTTATGGGAgaacttttatttgatttttactgataaagtctttatttaacaaaaatatttgggTCTTGAACGCTTAGTAttcattttgatcattttcacatttatgaccagtaaaaaaaaacatcttcctaTATCACACTTGTGGAAAACAGCTCTAAAGTTCCTGCTCTGCTGAATAACAATGAAAGCTTGTTAAATTTATACGATGCTGTTCAACTATAAAACCTGTCGTCATTATCTCACATTTCTTTGATTGTCGAACGACCGCCA contains the following coding sequences:
- the mrpl52 gene encoding 39S ribosomal protein L52, mitochondrial, yielding MAAPIRTICCSVLRLSSRQFSTTCGAQAGEKWRKEHGLARSGTEYGPLTDLPDWSFADGRPAPPLKGHLRRRQEREVLARRIVMLNSEVDKGMEAHKKRQEEAKRTEEHKKSLLLKPKGKLLINQKSKS